A genomic stretch from Coregonus clupeaformis isolate EN_2021a unplaced genomic scaffold, ASM2061545v1 scaf0746, whole genome shotgun sequence includes:
- the LOC123485585 gene encoding leucine-rich repeat-containing G-protein coupled receptor 4-like yields MKISLHVLIREKHKAIFAQSEQKKNMRVFVIWIFLRLCSLRDGAAGQGQSTPAICSSSCSCDEDGGADCSGKGLTTVPTGLSAFTYYLDISMNNITELPAFVFKNFPYLEELRLAGNDLSFIHPDALSGLHQLKVLMLQNNQLKTVPSTALKNLYSLQSLRLDANHITTVPEDSFEGLQQLRHLWLDDNSLTEVPVGPMRHQANLQALTLALNRITHIPNNAFANLSSLVVLHLHNNRIKEIGESCFTGLENLETLDLNFNNLMTFPEAIQALPKLKELGFHSNDIAAIPEGAFHRNPLLRTIHLYDNPLSFVGTSAFQNLSDLHSLMLRGASMMQEFPCLTGTNNLESLTLTGTKIAAIPVELCEDLKVLWTLDLSYNEIEELPSFQGCLKLQEISLQHNHIQQIDRDTFQGLSALRLLDLSRNEIKTIHRDAFLYLTALTNLDLSLNSLTSIPTTGLSSLNQLKLTGNLQIKNVFTAKSLPKLRSVSVPYAYQCCAFVGCDSSTTSTDEEDIKKVTGGEEVERISLVMHCSPSPGAFKPCEHLLGSWMIRLTVWFICLVALIFNTLVLAATFSRRASALSPARLLVGLLALTNLLTGVYVGVLTVLDAATWGSFAEFGVWWETGVGCRATGALAVFSSEWAVLLLPLAAVERSVAVRGLLGKAISPRRSSERGVWERRFALAAALLGLLAAAAACLPLFSTSDPSASPLCLPFSGGEGPALGVTVALVLLNALAYLFTAAVYTQLYCVLGRAELADQEQAGAVRHVAWLIFTNCIFFCPVAAFSFAPLLARSGTAGGPEIAKSVTLIFFPLPACLNPVLYVFFSPAFREDWLRLRGHGAVARGVKAGQCAGGSGAVDRDSSTRLGYDCGVYSQLCGETGVCERCEAALHARTSSSSSSSVCRHLVKSHSCPTLSAGAAACQRTEGYWADSGTPSAQSEYADEGDSFVSDSSDQVQACGRACFCQSRGLPLVHYAYNIPRIKD; encoded by the exons ATGAAAATTAGCCTACATGTCCTTATAAGAGAGAAACATAAAGCCATTTTTGCTCAATCTGAACAGAAGAAGAACATGCGTGTGTTTGTCATCTGGATATTTTTGCGGTTGTGTTCACTACGGGATGGTGCCGCTGGTCAAGGACAATCCACTCCGGCTATATGTTCGTCCTCATGCAGCTGCGACGAGGACGGAGGCGCGGATTGCTCTGGGAAGGGTCTGACCACTGTTCCAACTGGTCTAAGCGCCTTCACCTACTATCT TGACATCAGCATGAATAACATCACAGAGCTCCCGGCATTCGTCTTCAAGAACTTCCCCTATCTAGAAGAACT acGACTGGCAGGAAATGACCTCTCATTCATCCACCCTGACGCTCTGTCTGGACTGCATCAGCTCAAAGTCCT GATGTTGCAGAATAACCAGCTGAAGACTGTTCCAAGTACAGCTCTAAAGAACCTCTACTCTCTACAGTCTCT ACGTCTGGATGCCAACCACATCACGACGGTGCCTGAGGATAGCTTTGAGGGCCTGCAGCAGCTCCGCCACCTCTGGCTGGATGACAACAGCCTGACGGAGGTCCCAGTGGGCCCCATGAGACACCAGGCTAACCTGCAGGCTCTCACCCTGGCACTCAACCGCATCACCCACATCCCCAACAATGCCTTTGCCAACCTCTCCAGTCTGGTGGTGCT GCATCTGCATAATAACAGAATTAAGGAGATTGGGGAGAGCTGCTTCACGGGGCTGGAGAACCTAGAGACGCT GGATCTTAACTTCAACAACCTGATGACCTTCCCAGAAGCAATCCAGGCTCTGCCCAAACTGAAGGAGCT TGGATTTCACAGCAACGACATAGCAGCCATACCTGAGGGAGCCTTCCACAGGAACCCTTTGCTCCGCACCAT CCACCTGTATGACAACCCCCTGTCCTTTGTGGGAACTTCAGCCTTCCAGAACCTGTCTGACCTGCACTCCCT GATGCTACGTGGAGCCAGTATGATGCAGGAGTTTCCCTGTCTCACTGGGACTAACAACCTGGAGAGTCT CACTTTGACAGGCACAAAGATTGCTGCCATACCGGTTGAGCTCTGTGAGGATCTCAAGGTGCTGTGGACTCT AGACCTGTCCTACAATGAGATTGAGGAGCTGCCTTCCTTCCAGGGCTGTCTAAAGCTGCAGGAAAT AAGCCTGCAGCACAACCACATCCAGCAAATCGACAGGGACACCTTCCAGGGTCTGTCTGCCCTGCGCTTgct GGACCTGAGTAGAAATGAAATtaaaaccatccacagagatgcTTTTCTCTATTTGACGGCGCTAACAAACCT AGACCTGAGTTTAAACTCGCTGACCAGCATTCCAACAACTGGACTGAGTTCCCTGAACCAACTGAAACTCACAGGAAACCTGCAGATTAAAAATGTTTTTACTGCAAAGAGCCTCCCCAAACTCAG GTCAGTATCAGTTCCCTATGCTTACCAGTGCTGTGCATTTGTGGGATGTGATTCTTCAACAACTTCCACTGATGAGGAGGACATCAAGAAGGTTACAG GTGGAGAAGAAGTGGAGAGgatatcactggtaatgcactgctCTCCCTCTCCAG GAGCCTTCAAGCCCTGTGAGCACCTCCTGGGCAGCTGGATGATCCGTCTGACCGTGTGGTTCATCTGCCTGGTGGCTCTGATCTTCAACACCCTGGTGCTGGCAGCCACCTTCTCCCGCCGGGCCTCGGCCCTCTCCCCTGCCAGACTGCTGGTCGGCCTCCTGGCCCTCACCAACCTGCTCACTGGGGTCTATGTGGGGGTGCTCACTGTCCTGGATGCTGCCACCTGGGGCTCCTTCGCTGAGTTTGGGGTCTGGTGGGAGACGGGGGTGGGCTGCCGGGCGACAGGTGCCCTGGCGGTGTTCTCCTCAGAGTGGGCGGTGCTGCTGTTGCCCCTGGCGGCTGTGGAGCGCAGCGTGGCGGTGAGGGGGCTCCTGGGGAAGGCCATCTCGCCCAGGAGGAGCAGCGAGAGGGGGGTCTGGGAAAGACGCTTCGCCCTGGCGGCTGCTCTCCTGGGGCTCCTGGCGGCTGCAGCAGCCTGCCTGCCCCTCTTCAGTACCAGCGACCCTTCAGCCTCCCCTCTCTGTTTACCCTTCTCTGGCGGTGAGGGCCCTGCGCTGGGGGTCACTGTGGCCCTGGTGTTGCTCAATGCCCTGGCCTACCTGTTCACAGCAGCAGTGTACACCCAGCTGTACTGTGTCTTGGGCAGGGCGGAGCTGGCAGACCAGGAGCAGGCAGGGGCCGTACGCCACGTGGCATGGCTCATATTTACCAACTGCATCTTCTTCTGCCCTGTGGCAGCCTTCTCCTTCGCCCCTCTGTTGGCCAGGTCTGGCACCGCGGGGGGCCCTGAGATCGCCAAGTCCGTTACGCTCATCTTCTTCCCCTTGCCGGCATGCCTTAACCCCGTGCTCTACGTGTTCTTCAGCCCCGCCTTCCGGGAGGACTGGCTGCGGCTGCGGGGCCATGGAGCTGTGGCCCGGGGGGTGAAGGCTGGTCAGTGTGCAGGGGGCTCTGGGGCTGTGGACAGGGACTCCTCTACAAGGCTGGGCTATGACTGTGGGGTGTACTCCCAGCTTTGTGGGGAAACAGGCGTGTGTGAGCGCTGCGAGGCGGCTCTACACGCCAGGACAtcttcctcctcatcatcatcagtcTGCAGACACTTGGTGAAGTCCCACAGCTGCCCAACCCTCTCGGCTGGTGCAGCAGCGTGCCAGCGTACGGAGGGCTACTGGGCAGACAGCGGCACGCCCTCAGCCCAGTCAGAGTACGCTGACGAGGGGGACTCGTTTGTGTCTGACAGTTCAGACCAGGTGCAGGCCTGTGGACGAGCCTGCTTCTGCCAGAGCCGAGGGCTCCCTCTGGTCCACTACGCATACAACATACCTCGCATCAAAGACTGA